In one window of Parcubacteria group bacterium DNA:
- a CDS encoding tetratricopeptide repeat protein → MNNNRENWFQSVFLNSWRPFFWIAAVIFLVYCSTLFYNIVYLDDNVLVVGHYQFNKNLSNIFQAFNEDIFRTSLGGGSFYRPILRLSFMFDAQFSEEAVVFMSHFSNLVLHIFSACLFFLLLLKLNIKKEIALFLSLIFGVHPLTAQTVSFIAGRNDSLLAIFVFPIIMFFLDFLETKRMKYYVWHLIFFGLALFTKETAAILPFLCAAFILIFVNPKKIIADLKQCAYLLAGWGSVGIFWFLARREVLHNFIGNADYDVLLSIYRNFPALLPAIGKIILPFDLSVFPVMKDMMMIYGIISLILLAVWFILAKNKNYRLIIFGTAWFFLFISLTLIKPMDTTPEFSENRIYLPMLGFAFIFLGLGKIKFWEKFNNITQKKILLGISAALMITLSFVTIYRNKYYKDKLSFWNNAVSTSPSFAFNHNNLGAMFFLDGEKDEAEKEFNKALEINPKERMAHNNLGLVYMEKGEFDKADEEFNKELEINPYYDNAYANKGLLYYRMGKMEEAVDSWKKTLEVNPGYSQALYNLFIYYYQNQDKENAKYWAEEAQNRGIPLLPEMQKMLNPLDSIILNK, encoded by the coding sequence ATGAACAACAATAGAGAAAATTGGTTTCAAAGCGTATTTTTGAATTCATGGCGCCCATTTTTTTGGATCGCTGCTGTCATTTTTCTAGTTTACTGCTCGACTTTGTTTTACAACATTGTTTATCTGGATGACAATGTTTTGGTCGTGGGGCATTATCAGTTCAATAAAAATCTATCCAATATTTTTCAGGCTTTTAATGAGGATATATTCCGCACCTCTCTTGGCGGAGGATCTTTCTATCGTCCTATTTTGAGGCTATCTTTTATGTTCGATGCTCAGTTTAGTGAAGAAGCTGTTGTCTTTATGTCTCATTTTTCCAATTTGGTTTTGCATATTTTTTCCGCTTGCTTATTTTTTTTGCTTCTTTTGAAGCTAAACATTAAAAAAGAAATAGCATTATTTCTGTCTTTAATTTTTGGAGTTCATCCTTTGACTGCTCAAACGGTATCTTTCATTGCCGGAAGAAATGATTCCTTGCTGGCTATTTTTGTTTTTCCAATCATCATGTTTTTTCTTGATTTTTTGGAAACGAAAAGAATGAAGTATTATGTTTGGCATTTGATTTTTTTCGGCTTAGCTTTGTTCACTAAAGAAACTGCTGCTATTTTGCCATTTTTATGTGCAGCATTCATTCTTATATTCGTAAATCCAAAAAAAATAATAGCCGACTTGAAGCAATGTGCATATCTCTTGGCTGGATGGGGAAGTGTCGGAATTTTTTGGTTTCTTGCTCGCCGCGAAGTTCTGCATAATTTTATCGGCAATGCTGATTATGATGTTTTGCTGTCAATCTATAGGAATTTTCCTGCTCTTTTGCCGGCAATCGGAAAAATAATTTTACCTTTTGATTTATCGGTTTTTCCCGTTATGAAAGATATGATGATGATTTACGGAATTATTTCCTTAATTTTGCTGGCAGTTTGGTTTATCCTGGCGAAAAATAAAAATTATAGGCTGATAATTTTTGGAACAGCTTGGTTTTTTCTGTTTATTTCACTCACATTGATTAAGCCCATGGACACAACTCCGGAGTTTTCGGAAAATAGAATTTATCTTCCAATGCTTGGTTTTGCTTTCATATTCTTGGGGTTGGGGAAAATTAAATTTTGGGAGAAATTCAATAATATCACGCAAAAGAAAATTCTTTTAGGAATAAGCGCGGCGCTAATGATTACCTTATCTTTTGTGACAATTTATCGTAATAAGTATTACAAAGACAAACTTAGTTTTTGGAATAATGCAGTAAGTACATCACCGAGCTTTGCTTTTAATCACAACAATCTTGGTGCAATGTTTTTCCTTGACGGGGAAAAAGATGAAGCGGAAAAAGAATTTAATAAAGCCTTAGAAATTAATCCCAAGGAAAGAATGGCGCATAATAATCTCGGGCTTGTTTATATGGAAAAAGGGGAGTTTGATAAGGCTGATGAAGAATTTAATAAAGAATTGGAAATAAATCCGTATTATGATAATGCTTACGCTAACAAGGGCCTTCTTTATTACAGAATGGGGAAAATGGAGGAGGCAGTCGATTCTTGGAAAAAAACTTTAGAAGTTAATCCCGGTTATTCCCAGGCGCTTTATAATCTTTTTATTTATTATTATCAAAATCAAGATAAAGAAAATGCAAAATATTGGGCCGAGGAAGCTCAAAATAGGGGAATCCCGCTTCTTCCTGAAATGCAAAAAATGCTAAATCCTCTTGATTCTATTATTTTGAATAAATAA